In the genome of Aerosakkonema funiforme FACHB-1375, the window GTGTAGCCCAACAGCGAATTAAACGAGACAATTTATTGGAAAAACTCTTTCCCATCATGGTTAAAGTTAGATAAACCTCTGCCAATATAAACTACCCTACCCCGCCTGACGGCTGGGGGTAGGGTTTTCAGTAGCCCTAAGCACAACGTCCTGCAATGAACAAAACAATAGCAGATTCGATCTATCTTGTTGATATTTGCACTAAAAGTTTGCGATACTGGAAAGTCTGGCTATTATATTGAGGATCTAGAGAGGAAGCGAGATGTCGCGATACAGAGGCCCACGCCTCAGAGTTGTTCGTCGCTTGGGAGACTTACCCGGCTTAACTCGGAAGTCGCCAAGACGTGCTTATCCACCCGGTCAGCACGGTCAGAACCGCAAGAAGCGTTCTGAATATGCTATTCGTTTAGAAGAAAAGCAAAAGCTTCGCTTTAACTATGGTTTAACCGAAACCCAGCTGCTGCGCTACGTCCGCAGAGCCCGTCGCGTTACCGGTTCCACCGGACAGGTGCTGTTGCAGTTGCTGGAAATGCGCCTGGATAATACGGTGTTCCGTATGGGTATGGCTCCCACCATCCCAGCAGCCCGCCAGCTGGTAAATCACGGTCACATCACAGTGAACGGTCGCGTAGTCAACATTCCCAGCTACAGTTGCAGACCCGGAGAAACGATCGGTGTCAGAGACAGGGAAAAATCCCGCAAGCTGGTGGAAGCTAACCTGCAATACCCCGGTTTGGCAAACCTACCCAGCCATTTGGAGTTTGATAAAAACAAGCTTGTTGGCAAAGTTAACGGTCTGGTCGAACGCGAATGGGTGGCGCTACAAATCAACGAGCTGCTGGTGGTTGAATACTACTCGCGGCAAGCCTAAGGATTTTCGATTTCGGATTTTGGATTTTAAATTCAATCCAAAATCCAAAATCCAAAATCTAAAATTCTTTCAGCCGCCAATTTGCGACATGGTGCGGGAATAAGCACCAGTCGTTCCCGAATAGCGCTGTTTGAAGTTAATCTCTGGTTTAATCGCCAGTAGCTGAAAAACTCGATCGCGTAATTCATCCGTGCTAACACCAGCGCGGAGTGCGCTCTTTAGGTCAATTTGTCCGCTTTCGTTTAACAAACACGGACGCAACCAACCATCTGCCGAAAGGCGCATCCGATTACAGCGATCGCAAAAACATTCTGACATCTGGCTGATAAATCCCAACGTCCCCTTCGCTCCCGGTATCTGGAACACATCGGCAGGGCCATTACCGCGAACTTGCCCTTCTGTCAAGCCCCAGCGAGCGCGGATGCGCTGTCGTAACTCTTCGGAAGACACCCAACCGCGATTACCGAATAGTTCGCCATTGCCAATCGGCATAAATTCAATAAAACGAACGTGCCATTCTCGATCGAAGGTGAGAGCTGCTAAATCGAGAACTTCGCGATCGTTCACATCCGGAATTATAACTACGTTCAATTTGAGGGGATCGAACCCTACCCGATACGCAGCTTGAATGCCCTCCCAAACCTCCTGCCAGCGCGATCGACCGCGATTGCCGACGATTTTATCAAAAGTATCCGGGTTGAGGGAATCCAGACTGATATTAATGCGTCGCAAACCGGCATCGTACAAATCTTGCGCCATTCCAGCGAGTAAAAACCCGTTGGTAGTCATCGAGATATCTTGAGTTTCGGGAAAAGATGCGATCGCCCTTACCAACTCTACAACGTTCTGACGCAGCAAAGGCTCTCCTCCTGTCAGGCGAAATCGCGTAAATCCCACAGGTACAAACACTTCCTCAATCAGGGTGAGCAGTTCTTCGTCGGTCAACAG includes:
- the moaA gene encoding GTP 3',8-cyclase MoaA yields the protein MNQVDYLRISLIDRCNFRCQYCMPEGAELNYILQQHLLTDEELLTLIEEVFVPVGFTRFRLTGGEPLLRQNVVELVRAIASFPETQDISMTTNGFLLAGMAQDLYDAGLRRINISLDSLNPDTFDKIVGNRGRSRWQEVWEGIQAAYRVGFDPLKLNVVIIPDVNDREVLDLAALTFDREWHVRFIEFMPIGNGELFGNRGWVSSEELRQRIRARWGLTEGQVRGNGPADVFQIPGAKGTLGFISQMSECFCDRCNRMRLSADGWLRPCLLNESGQIDLKSALRAGVSTDELRDRVFQLLAIKPEINFKQRYSGTTGAYSRTMSQIGG
- the rpsD gene encoding 30S ribosomal protein S4 produces the protein MSRYRGPRLRVVRRLGDLPGLTRKSPRRAYPPGQHGQNRKKRSEYAIRLEEKQKLRFNYGLTETQLLRYVRRARRVTGSTGQVLLQLLEMRLDNTVFRMGMAPTIPAARQLVNHGHITVNGRVVNIPSYSCRPGETIGVRDREKSRKLVEANLQYPGLANLPSHLEFDKNKLVGKVNGLVEREWVALQINELLVVEYYSRQA